The following coding sequences are from one Euzebyales bacterium window:
- a CDS encoding aldehyde dehydrogenase family protein gives MVKHVSSIVAGARHGSTSTLRTNVNPARLEEVVAEVDLGDADTLVAACEAARAAQLDWAATPAPRRGRVVQQIGRIVEANKEELARLVTDEIGKPYAEALGEVQEIIDTCDFFLGEGRRPYGQTVPSEMRDKQLFTYRMPVGVAAIITAGNFPVAVPSWYLVPALLCGNTVVWKPAEYAAAAGHALFELFSHGGLPDGVLNLVLAEGKDTFAGLERALDTGLVDKVGFTGSTEVGREIGALCGRHLQQPCLELGGKNPMVVLADADMDLAVEGALFSGFGTAGQRCTSLGTAIVASEAHDQFVERFTAATARAVIGDPREDVLYGPMLDARFAERFEGWLDLIRDHHEVSGSTGVGRITADNPREGFLGDADGGIFYHPTIVTGVRPDDELYRFETFGPLVGVMPCDGLDEAIELSNGHGYGLSSAIYTTDPRSVFRFRESVSAGMLSVNNSTSGAEAHLPFGGNGRSGNGSRLSGQWVLDQFTRWQSVNWDYAGKLQKAQMDIEDVPADLGFRLER, from the coding sequence ATGGTCAAGCACGTCAGTTCGATCGTCGCGGGTGCGCGCCACGGCTCCACGAGCACCTTGCGCACGAACGTCAACCCGGCCCGACTCGAGGAGGTCGTCGCGGAGGTCGACCTGGGTGATGCCGACACGTTGGTGGCCGCGTGCGAGGCGGCGCGCGCGGCCCAGCTCGACTGGGCCGCGACCCCGGCGCCGCGCCGCGGGCGGGTGGTCCAGCAGATCGGCCGGATCGTCGAGGCCAACAAGGAGGAGCTGGCCCGTCTGGTGACCGACGAGATAGGCAAGCCCTACGCGGAGGCGCTGGGCGAGGTCCAGGAGATCATCGACACCTGCGACTTCTTCCTGGGCGAGGGTCGCCGTCCGTACGGGCAGACCGTGCCCAGCGAGATGCGTGACAAGCAGCTGTTCACGTACCGCATGCCGGTTGGTGTCGCCGCCATCATCACGGCCGGCAACTTCCCCGTCGCAGTGCCCTCGTGGTACCTGGTCCCGGCGCTGCTGTGCGGCAACACCGTCGTCTGGAAGCCGGCCGAGTACGCCGCCGCCGCCGGGCACGCGCTGTTCGAGCTGTTCTCCCACGGCGGCCTGCCCGACGGCGTGCTGAACCTGGTGCTGGCCGAGGGCAAGGACACGTTCGCCGGCCTCGAGCGGGCCCTGGACACGGGCCTGGTCGACAAGGTCGGGTTCACCGGGTCAACCGAGGTGGGCCGTGAGATCGGCGCGCTGTGCGGGCGCCACCTCCAACAGCCGTGCCTCGAGCTGGGTGGCAAGAACCCGATGGTCGTGCTCGCCGACGCCGACATGGACCTGGCCGTCGAGGGCGCGCTGTTCAGCGGGTTCGGCACGGCCGGCCAGCGCTGCACGTCGCTGGGCACCGCGATCGTCGCGTCGGAGGCCCACGACCAGTTCGTCGAGCGGTTCACCGCGGCGACCGCGCGGGCCGTGATCGGCGATCCGCGTGAGGATGTGCTGTACGGTCCGATGCTCGATGCCCGGTTCGCGGAGCGCTTTGAGGGCTGGCTCGACCTGATCCGTGATCACCACGAGGTCAGCGGGTCCACCGGCGTCGGCCGCATCACGGCCGACAACCCCCGTGAGGGCTTCCTCGGCGACGCGGACGGCGGCATCTTCTACCACCCGACCATCGTCACGGGCGTGCGACCCGATGACGAGTTGTACCGCTTCGAGACGTTCGGTCCGCTGGTCGGCGTGATGCCGTGCGACGGGCTCGATGAGGCCATCGAGCTTTCGAACGGGCACGGCTACGGATTGTCGAGCGCGATCTACACGACCGATCCCCGCAGCGTGTTCCGCTTCCGCGAGAGCGTCTCGGCCGGCATGCTCAGCGTCAACAACTCGACGTCGGGCGCCGAAGCGCATCTTCCCTTCGGCGGCAACGGAAGGTCGGGCAACGGCAGCCGCCTGTCAGGTCAGTGGGTGCTCGACCAGTTCACCCGGTGGCAGTCGGTCAACTGGGACTACGCCGGCAAGCTGCAGAAAGCGCAGATGGACATCGAGGACGTCCCGGCCGACCTCGGCTTCCGTCTGGAGCGCTGA
- the glgP gene encoding alpha-glucan family phosphorylase gives MTIGFARRFAEYKRGALLLRHPERLRRLLLATDRPVQFFVFAGKAHPRDDLGKDLIRQLIHFSADPDLRTRLVFVEDYDIGIARSLYSGVDVWLNTPRRPHEAYGTSGQKAVLNGALHCPTLDGRWARCTTATTASPSAATTTSETSASRTRPTCSPCST, from the coding sequence CTGACGATCGGCTTCGCCCGCCGATTCGCGGAGTACAAGCGCGGCGCCCTGCTGCTGCGCCACCCCGAGCGTCTGCGCCGGCTACTGCTCGCGACTGACCGTCCAGTGCAGTTCTTCGTGTTCGCCGGCAAGGCCCATCCCCGGGACGACCTCGGCAAGGACCTGATCCGCCAGCTCATCCACTTCAGCGCCGACCCGGACCTGCGCACACGCCTGGTGTTCGTCGAGGACTACGACATCGGCATCGCGCGTTCCCTGTACTCCGGCGTGGACGTGTGGCTCAACACGCCGCGCCGCCCCCACGAGGCGTATGGCACGTCGGGTCAGAAAGCCGTGCTCAACGGCGCGCTGCATTGCCCGACGCTGGACGGCCGGTGGGCGAGATGTACGACGGCGACAACGGCTTCGCCATCGGCAGCGACGACGACCTCGGAGACGTCGGCCAGCAGGACGCGGCCGACGTGCAGTCCCTGTTCGACGTGA
- the glgP gene encoding alpha-glucan family phosphorylase — MVAVGLLYRHGYFNQYLDADGWQRERYPDLNPHSLPLRRLEIDGEPATVSVDLAGAQVACQIWKADVGRVPLLLLDTDHPRNAQADREVTDRLYGGDTEHRLRQELVLGIGGVRALRPAIAMGEVPATPELFHSNEGHAGFLQLERVRSLINDDGLSFDEAVEAARAGVLFTTHTPVPAGIDKFPADLMRRYLPDVAASCGVSRPRPRPGPAHARPARAVQRGRARPAAVSACQRRVPAARAGLAPDVLRAVARPARGGDSDHVGDQRCPRLDVDRSRDGRPVRAPPRAGLAGQPAGLGPRRRDHRRRLWRARERARERMLGRVRSAVRAQVQRRGERATALEWTDDIGDPAR, encoded by the coding sequence ATGGTCGCCGTCGGCCTGCTGTACCGCCATGGCTACTTCAACCAGTATCTCGACGCCGACGGCTGGCAACGTGAGCGCTATCCGGATCTCAACCCGCACTCCCTGCCGCTGCGCCGCCTCGAGATCGACGGCGAGCCGGCGACCGTGTCGGTGGACCTCGCCGGCGCGCAGGTCGCGTGCCAGATCTGGAAGGCCGACGTCGGTCGCGTGCCGCTGCTGCTGCTCGACACGGACCACCCGCGCAACGCGCAGGCCGACCGCGAGGTCACGGATCGGCTCTACGGCGGCGACACCGAACACCGCCTGCGCCAGGAGCTGGTGCTGGGCATCGGCGGGGTGCGGGCGCTGCGCCCGGCGATCGCGATGGGCGAGGTGCCGGCCACGCCCGAGCTGTTCCACTCCAACGAGGGCCACGCGGGGTTCCTGCAGTTGGAACGTGTCCGGAGCCTGATCAACGATGACGGGCTGTCGTTCGACGAGGCGGTCGAGGCCGCCCGCGCCGGCGTGCTGTTCACCACCCACACGCCGGTGCCGGCGGGCATCGACAAGTTTCCGGCCGACCTGATGCGCCGGTACCTGCCGGACGTCGCGGCGTCGTGCGGCGTAAGTCGACCGCGTCCTCGCCCTGGGCCAGCACACGCCCGGCCCGCACGAGCCGTTCAACGTGGCCGTGCTCGGCCTGCGGCTGTCAGCGCTTGCCAACGGCGTGTCCCAGCTGCACGCGCGGGTCTCGCGCCGGACGTTCTCCGCGCTGTGGCCCGACCTGCCCGAGGAGGAGACTCCGATCACGTCGGTGACCAACGGTGTCCACGCCTTGACGTGGATCGGTCTCGAGATGGCCGACCTGTACGAGCGCCACCTCGCGCCGGACTGGCCGGACAACCCGCTGGCCTGGGACCGCGTCGACGAGATCACCGACGACGCTTGTGGCGGGCTCGCGAGCGGGCCCGCGAGCGCATGCTCGGACGTGTGCGCAGCGCCGTGCGCGCCCAGGTGCAGCGGCGTGGCGAGCGGGCGACCGCGCTCGAGTGGACCGATGACATCGGCGACCCGGCGCGCTGA
- a CDS encoding alpha-1,4-glucan--maltose-1-phosphate maltosyltransferase, translated as MKNRVVISSITPTVDAGRYAVKAVLGDDVIVRADILREAHDLLAACIRFRGPDDTRWREAPMREDVNDRWYGAFPVDAVGPWRYAVMAWTDHYRSWLRGIRRKVEAETSDVELGFADGALLLERRLERLPRAAKEVLTEAIEVMRGDVGPARKLAAAADEDLLALLDRHPERLDRTISRPDLPLWVDRERGRFSTWYELFPRSYGATETTSGTFADAAKRLPAIAGMGFDVVYLPPIHPIGTTNRKGTGGPHDLDPSPDAPGVPWAIGNADGGHMSVHPDLGTIEDFDAFVAETRANGMEVALDFAIQCSPDHPWVTEHPDWFRHRADGSIAYAENPPKKYHDIYPIDFDTPDIDGLTAELKRVVEFWIGHDVKIFRVDNPHTKALPFWEWLIAEIHAEHADVLFLAEAFTRPKMMQTLAKLGFSQSYTYFTWRNYKHELIDYVTELAHGEMADYYRPNFWPNTPDILHEYLQHGGRPAFKVRVVLAALLSPSWGMYSGYELVENTPLQEGSEEYLRSEKYAYRPRDWDQPHSLAPYITRINSIRRSFVAFRRLRNVWFHHIDNDEMLCYSKVGADRSDAVLVVVNLNPFEPRDATTWLDMWQLGLEHAGPFEAYDLLTETSHIWHGPANYVRLDPSHEPAHVFALRAL; from the coding sequence GTGAAGAACCGAGTCGTCATCTCGAGCATCACGCCCACGGTCGATGCAGGCCGCTACGCCGTCAAGGCCGTCCTCGGAGACGACGTCATCGTCCGCGCCGACATCCTCCGCGAGGCTCACGACCTCCTGGCCGCGTGCATCCGCTTCCGCGGCCCCGACGACACGCGCTGGCGCGAGGCTCCGATGCGGGAGGACGTCAACGACCGCTGGTACGGGGCGTTCCCGGTTGACGCCGTCGGGCCGTGGCGGTACGCCGTCATGGCGTGGACCGACCACTACCGGTCGTGGCTGCGTGGGATCCGCCGGAAGGTCGAAGCCGAGACCAGCGACGTCGAGCTCGGGTTCGCCGACGGCGCCCTCCTGCTGGAGCGACGGCTGGAGCGGCTGCCGCGCGCCGCGAAGGAGGTGCTGACAGAGGCCATCGAGGTCATGCGTGGCGACGTCGGGCCGGCCCGCAAGCTGGCGGCGGCAGCCGACGAGGACCTGCTGGCGCTGCTGGACCGCCATCCGGAGCGGCTGGACCGGACGATCTCCAGGCCCGACCTCCCGCTGTGGGTTGATCGCGAGCGCGGCAGGTTCAGCACCTGGTACGAGCTGTTCCCCCGCTCGTACGGCGCGACCGAGACGACCAGCGGCACCTTCGCCGACGCCGCCAAGCGCCTGCCGGCGATCGCGGGAATGGGCTTCGACGTCGTCTACCTCCCGCCGATCCACCCCATCGGCACCACCAACCGCAAGGGCACGGGCGGCCCGCACGACCTGGATCCCAGCCCCGACGCGCCAGGGGTGCCGTGGGCGATCGGCAACGCCGATGGTGGGCACATGTCGGTGCACCCCGATCTGGGCACCATCGAGGACTTCGACGCCTTCGTGGCCGAGACGCGCGCCAACGGCATGGAGGTCGCGCTTGACTTCGCGATCCAGTGCTCACCGGACCACCCGTGGGTCACCGAGCACCCGGACTGGTTCCGCCACCGCGCCGACGGGTCGATCGCCTACGCCGAGAACCCGCCCAAGAAGTACCACGACATCTATCCGATCGACTTCGACACGCCCGACATCGACGGACTGACCGCGGAGCTCAAGCGCGTGGTCGAGTTCTGGATCGGCCACGACGTCAAGATCTTCCGCGTCGACAACCCGCACACCAAGGCGCTGCCGTTCTGGGAGTGGTTGATCGCCGAGATCCACGCCGAACACGCCGACGTGCTGTTCCTCGCCGAGGCGTTCACGCGACCGAAGATGATGCAGACGCTGGCCAAGCTCGGCTTCAGCCAGAGCTACACGTACTTCACGTGGCGCAACTACAAGCACGAGCTGATCGACTACGTCACCGAGCTCGCACACGGCGAGATGGCCGACTATTACCGGCCGAACTTCTGGCCGAACACACCCGACATCCTGCACGAGTACCTGCAGCACGGCGGTCGGCCCGCGTTCAAGGTCCGCGTGGTGCTGGCGGCGCTGCTGTCGCCGTCATGGGGGATGTACTCGGGGTACGAGCTCGTCGAGAACACCCCGCTGCAGGAGGGCAGCGAGGAATACCTGCGGTCCGAGAAGTACGCCTACCGTCCCCGGGACTGGGACCAGCCGCACAGCCTCGCGCCCTACATCACGCGGATCAACTCGATCCGGCGGTCGTTCGTCGCGTTCCGGCGGCTGCGCAACGTGTGGTTCCATCACATCGACAACGATGAGATGCTGTGCTACTCCAAGGTCGGAGCCGACCGCAGCGACGCGGTGCTCGTCGTCGTCAACCTCAACCCGTTCGAGCCGCGGGACGCGACGACCTGGCTCGACATGTGGCAGCTGGGGCTCGAGCACGCCGGACCGTTCGAGGCCTACGACCTGCTGACCGAGACATCACACATCTGGCACGGACCCGCGAACTACGTCCGTCTAGACCCGTCTCACGAACCTGCGCACGTGTTCGCGCTGCGTGCGCTGTAG
- the treS gene encoding maltose alpha-D-glucosyltransferase, with protein sequence MVLTDDRQWFKHAIFYEVLIRGFHDSDNNGTGDLRGLLEKLDYVQWLGVDCIWLLPFFESPLRDGGYDISDFYTVLPEYGTVEDLEAVIEGAHAQGMRVIADLVMNHTSDRHPWFVESRQPGSAKRDWYVWSDDNERYPDARIIFHDTETTNWTWDPVAGQYYWHRFFNHQPDLNYANPEVADAMLDVVRFWMDRGLDGYRMDAVPYLFERDGTDCENLPETHEFLRRVRKVVDDEYDNRLLLAEANQWPDDVVDYFGDGDECHMAFHFPVMPRMFMAARKEEALPIVEILEATPEIPDNCQWGIFLRNHDELTLEMVTDEERDYLYAEYATDPRMVSNTGIRRRLATLLENDRRLIELFHALLFSLPGSPVMYYGDELGMGDNIFLGDRDGVRTPMQWSIDRNAGFSRAEFAELYLPPVMDQVYSYQALNVEAQRRDPNSLLQWVRSMIHIRKRHPVFGAGDFEALHPSNARVLAFLRSTFDDTVLVVANMSGNAQYVELDLSRFAGHNPVEMLGGTWFPRIGELPYLLTLGPHGFYWFRIAPDQHPSWSDAR encoded by the coding sequence GTGGTCCTGACCGACGATCGTCAGTGGTTCAAGCACGCGATCTTCTACGAGGTGCTGATCCGCGGATTCCACGACTCGGACAACAACGGCACCGGGGACCTGCGGGGGCTGCTGGAGAAGCTCGACTACGTGCAATGGCTCGGCGTGGACTGCATCTGGCTGCTGCCGTTCTTCGAGTCCCCGCTGCGCGACGGCGGCTACGACATCTCAGACTTCTACACGGTCCTGCCGGAGTACGGCACGGTCGAGGACCTCGAAGCCGTCATTGAGGGCGCCCACGCGCAAGGCATGCGCGTCATCGCGGACCTGGTCATGAACCACACGTCGGACCGGCACCCGTGGTTCGTCGAGTCGCGCCAGCCGGGTTCGGCCAAGCGCGACTGGTACGTGTGGAGCGACGACAACGAGCGGTACCCGGACGCCCGCATCATCTTCCACGACACCGAGACAACGAACTGGACCTGGGATCCTGTCGCTGGCCAGTACTACTGGCACCGCTTCTTCAATCACCAGCCCGACCTGAACTACGCCAACCCCGAGGTCGCCGACGCGATGCTCGACGTCGTGCGCTTCTGGATGGACCGGGGCCTCGACGGCTACCGCATGGACGCGGTCCCCTACCTGTTCGAGCGTGACGGCACCGACTGCGAGAACCTGCCCGAGACCCACGAGTTCCTGCGGCGGGTGCGCAAGGTGGTCGACGACGAGTACGACAACCGCCTGCTGCTGGCCGAGGCCAACCAGTGGCCCGACGACGTCGTGGACTACTTCGGTGACGGTGACGAGTGCCACATGGCGTTCCACTTCCCGGTGATGCCGCGCATGTTCATGGCCGCGCGCAAGGAGGAGGCGCTGCCGATCGTCGAGATCCTGGAGGCGACACCAGAGATCCCCGACAACTGCCAGTGGGGCATCTTCCTGCGCAACCACGACGAGCTGACGCTCGAGATGGTCACCGACGAGGAACGCGACTACTTGTACGCCGAGTATGCGACCGATCCCAGGATGGTGTCCAACACCGGGATCCGCCGCCGCCTGGCGACGCTGCTCGAGAACGACCGCCGCCTGATCGAGCTGTTCCACGCGCTGCTCTTCAGCCTGCCGGGCTCACCGGTGATGTACTACGGCGACGAGCTCGGCATGGGCGACAACATCTTCCTGGGTGACCGTGACGGCGTGCGCACCCCGATGCAGTGGAGCATCGACCGCAACGCGGGGTTCTCGCGGGCGGAGTTCGCCGAGCTGTACCTGCCGCCGGTCATGGACCAGGTCTACAGCTATCAGGCGCTCAACGTCGAGGCACAGCGGCGCGACCCGAACTCGCTGCTGCAGTGGGTGCGCTCGATGATCCACATCCGCAAGCGGCACCCGGTGTTCGGCGCTGGCGACTTCGAAGCGCTGCACCCTTCGAACGCCCGGGTGCTCGCGTTCCTGCGCTCGACCTTCGACGATACCGTGCTCGTGGTTGCCAACATGTCGGGCAACGCGCAGTATGTCGAGCTGGACCTGTCGCGCTTCGCCGGCCACAACCCAGTCGAGATGCTCGGCGGAACCTGGTTCCCCCGGATCGGTGAGCTGCCCTACCTGCTGACGCTCGGGCCGCACGGCTTCTACTGGTTCCGCATCGCCCCGGACCAGCATCCGTCCTGGAGCGACGCGCGGTGA
- the glgB gene encoding 1,4-alpha-glucan branching protein GlgB produces the protein MTAGAQPLAAWLQGQRWFQGKDRTVDTVTVVDSATLLSLARWLLAEVRYERDAPELYQLVLVDTDDAAHAGTPTVTVEGSAWTDATADPVVLGELARLAAGGGRIPTERGGVIEGLPCAATHVPADGRPLGVEQSNTSVVFGGSAVLKLFRRLDTGVNPDIELTAALTRVDSADVPAQIGALTLRREADDTPLGVVSTFVARGRDAWRLAVADASEALVYDATPPGDRDLIRALGELGAATSRVHADLARALPSRAATRDDVEGWVAEVHQQVDWVLGERPIEGVDTAALHGAVDAAADQIDDAGVVSRIHGDLHLGQVLASPDGWKLLDFEGEPAAPVEQRRAPGPPARDIAGMLRSFDYAAAAGEFAAPVSATQDAASDAPGTAGLPAPLEAWRDAARDSYLAGYEAAAATRVDPAMLALFELHKAVYEIAYERAYRPDWLAIPAGGVQRILDRVIPDAQGTVSPTRGRQMASTAWHAGRDDVDALLRGTHTNPHRVLGLHEHRDGTVVRVLRPDVAEVEVVWGEGATTGDGQREAGTERSVTAKRTADGGLFEALVPAKLTADGYRLRMRSHEGVEFMARDPYAFWPTLGDTDLHLAGEGRHEELWRRLGAQVATIDGVEGTAFAVWAPNAQSVRVVGNFNDWDGRRHPMRVLGTGIWELFVPDVGDGTIYKYEVLRADGDLTLHADPFAFHTQTPPDNASRVFVSTHEWQDGDWMTSRPEQQWHEQPLSIYEVHLGSWRHDDGRPLTYRELAHQLADHADELGFTHVEMLPVAEHPFAGSWGYQVTGQFAPTSRFGSPDDFRYLINHLHQRGVGVIVDWVPAHFPKDEWALARFDGTALYEHADPRQGEHPDWGTLVYNFGRNEVRNFLLASALYWLEELHVDGLRVDAVASMLYLDYSREEGEWVPNAYGGNENLEAIEFLKQTATTVYGRNPGALLIAEESTAWPGVSRPVHLGGLGFGFKWNMGWMHDTLSYFSRDPIHRRFHHNELTFGLLYAWSENYVLPLSHDEVVHGKRSLLDKMPGDRWQQFANLRALYGYMWAHPGKQLLFMGGEFGQWREWSEDRPLDWDLLAEADHRGLRHLVGDLNHAYRELPSLWERDHDPEGFRWIDANNADANLLSFVRYSADGQSLVCIVNLSPVPRDDQRFGMPQAGRWRERLNTDAESYGGGNLGNMGVIEATDEPWHGMTASAQVFVPPLTTLWLVPDDAT, from the coding sequence GTGACGGCCGGCGCGCAACCGCTGGCAGCGTGGCTGCAGGGCCAGCGCTGGTTCCAGGGCAAGGACCGCACCGTCGACACGGTCACGGTCGTCGACAGCGCGACCCTGCTGTCGCTGGCGCGCTGGCTGCTGGCCGAGGTGCGCTACGAGCGGGATGCGCCGGAGCTGTACCAGCTGGTGCTCGTCGACACCGACGACGCCGCGCACGCCGGAACACCAACGGTGACAGTGGAGGGGAGCGCATGGACCGACGCGACCGCGGACCCCGTCGTGCTCGGCGAGCTCGCTCGCCTCGCCGCGGGCGGCGGCCGGATCCCAACCGAGCGCGGCGGGGTGATCGAGGGGCTGCCGTGCGCCGCGACCCATGTGCCGGCTGACGGCCGGCCCCTCGGGGTCGAGCAGTCCAACACCAGCGTCGTGTTCGGCGGCAGCGCCGTGCTCAAGCTGTTCCGGCGGCTCGACACCGGAGTCAACCCCGACATCGAGCTGACCGCCGCCCTGACCAGGGTCGACAGCGCCGACGTCCCCGCGCAGATCGGGGCGCTGACACTGCGCCGCGAAGCCGATGACACACCGCTGGGCGTCGTCAGCACGTTCGTCGCGCGCGGTCGGGACGCCTGGCGCCTCGCGGTCGCCGATGCCTCGGAGGCACTGGTCTACGACGCCACGCCACCCGGCGACCGCGACCTGATCCGTGCGCTCGGCGAGCTCGGCGCCGCGACCTCGCGCGTCCACGCCGACCTCGCGCGCGCACTGCCCAGCCGAGCCGCGACCCGCGACGATGTGGAGGGCTGGGTTGCCGAGGTCCACCAGCAGGTCGACTGGGTCCTCGGGGAGCGGCCGATCGAGGGCGTCGACACAGCAGCCCTGCACGGCGCGGTCGACGCCGCCGCCGATCAGATCGACGACGCCGGTGTGGTGTCGCGCATCCACGGTGATCTGCACCTGGGCCAGGTGCTCGCCAGCCCGGACGGCTGGAAGCTGCTCGACTTCGAAGGTGAGCCCGCCGCGCCCGTCGAGCAGCGCCGCGCCCCTGGCCCACCGGCGAGGGACATCGCCGGGATGCTGCGCTCGTTCGACTACGCCGCGGCGGCGGGAGAATTCGCGGCACCGGTGTCTGCGACACAGGACGCGGCGTCCGACGCACCCGGTACCGCCGGGCTGCCGGCGCCGCTCGAGGCGTGGCGGGACGCCGCACGCGACAGCTACCTGGCGGGATATGAGGCCGCCGCCGCGACACGGGTCGACCCGGCCATGCTCGCACTGTTCGAACTGCACAAGGCGGTCTACGAGATCGCCTACGAACGGGCCTACCGGCCCGACTGGCTCGCCATCCCGGCCGGAGGTGTCCAGCGGATCCTGGACCGTGTGATCCCCGACGCGCAGGGAACGGTCAGTCCGACGAGAGGACGACAGATGGCATCCACCGCATGGCACGCCGGACGTGATGACGTCGACGCGCTGCTCCGGGGCACCCACACGAACCCGCACCGCGTGCTCGGCCTGCACGAGCACCGCGACGGCACCGTCGTGCGTGTCCTGCGCCCGGACGTCGCCGAGGTCGAGGTGGTCTGGGGCGAGGGCGCGACGACGGGCGACGGCCAGCGGGAGGCCGGGACCGAGCGGTCCGTCACGGCCAAACGGACCGCCGACGGCGGCCTGTTCGAGGCGCTCGTGCCCGCCAAGCTGACCGCCGACGGCTACCGGCTGCGCATGCGCAGTCACGAGGGCGTCGAGTTCATGGCACGGGACCCGTACGCGTTCTGGCCGACGCTCGGCGACACCGATCTGCACCTGGCCGGTGAGGGCCGGCACGAGGAGCTGTGGCGCCGGCTCGGCGCGCAGGTCGCGACGATCGACGGCGTCGAGGGCACGGCGTTCGCCGTATGGGCACCCAACGCGCAGTCAGTGCGCGTGGTCGGGAACTTCAACGACTGGGACGGCCGGCGGCACCCAATGCGCGTGCTCGGCACCGGGATCTGGGAGCTGTTCGTCCCCGACGTGGGTGACGGCACGATCTACAAGTACGAGGTCCTGCGCGCCGACGGGGACCTGACGCTGCACGCCGACCCGTTCGCCTTCCACACCCAGACGCCGCCGGACAACGCCAGCCGCGTCTTCGTGTCAACCCACGAGTGGCAGGACGGCGACTGGATGACCAGCCGACCCGAGCAGCAGTGGCACGAGCAGCCGCTGTCGATCTACGAGGTGCACCTCGGCTCGTGGCGCCACGACGACGGCCGGCCACTGACGTACCGCGAGCTGGCCCACCAGCTGGCGGACCACGCCGACGAGCTTGGCTTCACCCACGTCGAGATGCTCCCCGTCGCCGAGCACCCGTTCGCAGGTTCGTGGGGCTACCAGGTCACCGGGCAGTTCGCGCCGACGTCGCGCTTCGGCTCCCCCGACGACTTCCGCTACCTCATCAACCACCTGCACCAGCGGGGCGTCGGGGTGATCGTGGACTGGGTCCCCGCGCACTTCCCCAAAGACGAGTGGGCGCTGGCCCGCTTCGACGGCACCGCTCTGTACGAGCACGCCGACCCACGCCAGGGCGAGCATCCCGACTGGGGCACGCTGGTCTACAACTTCGGTCGCAACGAGGTCCGCAACTTCCTGCTGGCCAGCGCGCTGTACTGGCTCGAGGAGCTGCACGTCGACGGCCTGCGGGTCGACGCGGTCGCGTCGATGCTGTACCTGGACTACTCGCGCGAGGAGGGCGAGTGGGTCCCCAACGCGTACGGAGGCAACGAGAACCTCGAGGCGATCGAATTCCTCAAGCAGACCGCGACCACGGTCTACGGCCGCAACCCCGGCGCACTGCTGATCGCCGAGGAGTCGACCGCGTGGCCGGGCGTGTCGCGCCCGGTGCACCTCGGCGGCCTGGGCTTCGGCTTCAAGTGGAACATGGGGTGGATGCACGACACCCTGTCGTACTTCTCCCGCGACCCGATCCACCGGCGCTTCCACCACAACGAGCTGACGTTCGGCCTGCTGTACGCCTGGAGCGAGAACTACGTGCTGCCGCTGTCGCACGACGAGGTCGTGCACGGCAAGCGCAGCCTGCTCGACAAGATGCCGGGCGACCGTTGGCAGCAGTTCGCGAACCTGCGGGCGCTGTACGGCTACATGTGGGCCCACCCCGGCAAGCAGCTGCTGTTCATGGGCGGTGAGTTCGGCCAGTGGCGGGAGTGGAGCGAGGACCGGCCACTCGACTGGGACCTGCTTGCAGAGGCCGATCACCGTGGGCTGCGCCACCTCGTCGGCGATCTGAACCACGCTTACCGGGAGCTGCCGTCGCTGTGGGAGCGCGACCACGATCCCGAGGGGTTCCGCTGGATCGACGCCAACAACGCCGACGCCAACCTGCTGTCGTTCGTGCGCTACAGCGCTGACGGGCAGTCGCTGGTGTGCATCGTGAACCTGTCACCGGTCCCCCGCGACGACCAGCGGTTCGGCATGCCACAGGCCGGGCGGTGGCGTGAGCGTCTCAACACCGACGCCGAGAGCTACGGCGGCGGCAACCTCGGCAACATGGGCGTCATCGAGGCCACCGACGAGCCGTGGCATGGGATGACGGCGTCCGCGCAGGTGTTCGTCCCGCCGCTGACCACCCTGTGGCTGGTCCCCGACGACGCCACCTGA